The following is a genomic window from Pseudomonas lurida.
AGATGGCATCGAAGAAGTACTGCCACCAGAAGCTGCGCGCATTGAAGTAGCGCGTCGCCAGGTGTTGGATCTGTTCCAGAGCTGGGGTTACGAGTTTGTCGTGACCCCTCATATCGAGTACCTGGAATCCCTGCTGACCGGCGCGGGCCAGGACCTGGATCTGCGCACCTTCAAGGTCATCGACCCGCAATCGGGCCGGCAAATGGGTTTCCGTGCCGACATCACGCCGCAAGTGGCGCGCATCGATGCGCACACCCTGCGCCGAGAAGGTCCTAGCCGCCTGTGCTACGCCGGCAGCGTGCTGCATGCACAGCCGCGTGCGTTGTCGTCATCCCGTAGCCCGATCCAGTTGGGCGCCGAGTTGTACGGCGATGCCAGCCCGAGCAGTGACGTCGAAGTGATCAGCTTGATGCTGGCCATGCTGCAACTGGCCGATGTGCCAGATGTCCACATGGACCTGGGTCACGTCGGTATCTACCGTGGCCTGGCCCGTGCGGCCGGTTTGTCCGGTGAGGTGGAGCAGCAGTTGTTCGATGCCCTGCAACGCAAGGCCATTGACGAAGTCATCGCCCTGACCGTTGGCGTGCCCGCCGATCTGGCCGACATGCTGCGTGCGCTGGTGAACCTGTGTGGCGGTCGCGAAGTGCTGGTCGCTGCCCGTGAGCGCCTGGCCAATGCGCCGGCGCCGGTGCTGGCCGCACTGGACGACGTGCTGGCGATTGCCGAACAGTTGTCGGCGCGCTTCCCTGAGTTGCCGTTGTACTTTGACCTGGGTGAGTTGCGTGGCTACCACTACCACACCGGTGTGGTATTTGCCGTGTTTGTACCGGGTGTTGGCCAAGCCATCGCCCAAGGCGGTCGTTATGACGATATCGGCGCCGACTTCGGTCGTGCGCGTCCGGCCACCGGCTTTTCCACCGATTTGAAAACCCTGGTGACCCTGGGGCGTGCTGAGGTCGAGCTACCGTCTGGTGGCATCTGGATGCCCGACAGTACGGACGCAGCACTCTGGCAGCAGGTTTGCCAGTTGCGCAGTGAGGGTCAGCGTGTTGTCCAGGCCTTGCCTGGACAACCATTGGCCGCCGCCCGTGAAGCGGACTGCGACCAACAATTGATTCTGCAGAACGGGCTTTGGCAAGTATCGCCACTGGCTTCTTGAGTTTTCCTGCCGGCCATCGCCGGCACCAAGTTTGCGCGAATGAGGACAAGTGTTATGGGTAAGAATGTCGTAGTCCTGGGCACCCAATGGGGTGATGAGGGCAAAGGCAAGATCGTTGATCTGCTGACCGAACATGCTGCCGCCGTAGTGCGCTACCAAGGTGGCCACAACGCTGGCCACACCCTGGTCATCGATGGCGAAAAAACCGTCTTGCACCTGATCCCGTCGGGTGTGCTGCGCGAAGGCGTGCAGTGCCTGATCGGCAACGGCGTCGTAGTTGCACCTGATGCCCTGCTGCGCGAGATCACCAAGCTGGAAGAGAAAGGCGTACCCGTGCGTGAGCGCCTGCGTATCAGCCCGTCCTGCCCGCTGATCCTGTCCTTCCACGTTGCGCTGGACCAGGCCCGTGAAAAGGCGCGTGGCGAGCTGAAGATCGGTACGACCGGTCGCGGCATCGGCCCTGCCTACGAAGACAAGGTTGCACGCCGTGGCCTGCGTGTCGGCGACCTGCTCAACATGCCGCGCTTTGAAGACAAGCTGCGTGAACTGGTGGACTACCACAACTTCATGCTGGTGGGTTACTACAAAGAGCCAGCCATCAAGTTCGAAAAGACCCTGGCCGAGTGCAAGGAATACGCTGAGCTGCTCAAGCCGCTGATGCTGGATGTGACTGCCGAGCTGCACGACCTGCGTCGCGCAGGCAAAGACATCATGTTCGAAGGCGCCCAAGGTTCGCTGCTGGACATCGACCACGGCACTTACCCGTACGTGACCAGCTCCAACACCACCGCGGGTGGTGTTGCGACCGGTTCGGGTGTCGGCCCGATGTTCCTGGACTACATCCTGGGCATCACCAAGGCTTACACCACCCGCGTTGGCTCGGGTCCGTTCCCGACTGAGCTGTTCGATGACGTCGGTGCACACCTGGCCAAGCAAGGTCACGAGTTCGGCGCAACCACCGGCCGTGCTCGTCGTTGTGGCTGGTTCGACGCGGTCATCCTGCGTCGTGCTATCGATGTGAACAGCATCTCGGGTATCTGCCTGACCAAGCTGGACGTACTCGACGGTCTGGAAACCATCAACATCTGCATCGGCTACAAAGACGCAGAAGGCCAGGACGTTGCCCCAACGGACGCAGACAGCTACGTGGGCCTGCAGCCTGTGT
Proteins encoded in this region:
- a CDS encoding ATP phosphoribosyltransferase regulatory subunit codes for the protein MATVDRWLLPDGIEEVLPPEAARIEVARRQVLDLFQSWGYEFVVTPHIEYLESLLTGAGQDLDLRTFKVIDPQSGRQMGFRADITPQVARIDAHTLRREGPSRLCYAGSVLHAQPRALSSSRSPIQLGAELYGDASPSSDVEVISLMLAMLQLADVPDVHMDLGHVGIYRGLARAAGLSGEVEQQLFDALQRKAIDEVIALTVGVPADLADMLRALVNLCGGREVLVAARERLANAPAPVLAALDDVLAIAEQLSARFPELPLYFDLGELRGYHYHTGVVFAVFVPGVGQAIAQGGRYDDIGADFGRARPATGFSTDLKTLVTLGRAEVELPSGGIWMPDSTDAALWQQVCQLRSEGQRVVQALPGQPLAAAREADCDQQLILQNGLWQVSPLAS
- a CDS encoding adenylosuccinate synthase; translation: MGKNVVVLGTQWGDEGKGKIVDLLTEHAAAVVRYQGGHNAGHTLVIDGEKTVLHLIPSGVLREGVQCLIGNGVVVAPDALLREITKLEEKGVPVRERLRISPSCPLILSFHVALDQAREKARGELKIGTTGRGIGPAYEDKVARRGLRVGDLLNMPRFEDKLRELVDYHNFMLVGYYKEPAIKFEKTLAECKEYAELLKPLMLDVTAELHDLRRAGKDIMFEGAQGSLLDIDHGTYPYVTSSNTTAGGVATGSGVGPMFLDYILGITKAYTTRVGSGPFPTELFDDVGAHLAKQGHEFGATTGRARRCGWFDAVILRRAIDVNSISGICLTKLDVLDGLETINICIGYKDAEGQDVAPTDADSYVGLQPVYEEVPGWTESTVGAKTLEELPANARAYIKRVEELIGAPIDIISTGPDRNETIVLRHPFA